A window of the Candidatus Brocadiaceae bacterium genome harbors these coding sequences:
- a CDS encoding dihydrofolate reductase, with protein MMISLIAAMASNRVIGHKGSIPWTIPGEQHRFKQITLNHTVLMGRKTHESIGHPLPQRTNIVITRQTDYKAPGCIIAEDLLSALEMCPEDEEELFICGGEELYTAALAFADRIYLSVLHREVSGDRYFPEFSLEKFQKVTSEYIRGQDPYTFIIYDRIGQRPNL; from the coding sequence ATGATGATATCATTAATAGCCGCAATGGCATCAAACCGTGTAATTGGACATAAGGGATCTATTCCATGGACAATTCCCGGTGAGCAGCACAGGTTCAAACAAATAACCCTGAATCATACAGTGCTTATGGGCAGGAAGACGCATGAGTCCATTGGTCATCCTCTCCCCCAAAGAACAAATATTGTTATTACCCGACAAACGGATTACAAAGCGCCCGGGTGCATCATTGCAGAAGACCTTCTGTCTGCTCTAGAAATGTGCCCGGAGGACGAAGAAGAGCTCTTCATCTGTGGTGGTGAAGAACTATACACCGCGGCGCTTGCTTTTGCGGACAGGATCTATCTATCGGTGCTCCACAGAGAAGTCTCCGGCGATAGATATTTTCCTGAATTTTCTCTGGAGAAATTTCAAAAAGTAACTTCTGAATATATAAGGGGACAGGACCCTTACACTTTTATTATTTATGACCGGATAGGACAGCGGCCAAATCTGTAA
- a CDS encoding NUDIX hydrolase, translating to MDKNTKPEKWQRHRREKGPDLEILQVRFDWLQHPKSQKKMKRTILESNDWVNIIATTPQNKIVIVRQFRFGTEQITTEIPGGIIDKGEDSKTAAIRELKEETGYTSSQWKYLGAVETNPAFMNNLCHSWHAKDVALTDAINLDEGEDITVTTLTLGEIRSEIQAGTFRSSLPLLALTRVFNLWNIK from the coding sequence ATGGATAAAAATACTAAACCGGAAAAATGGCAAAGACATCGCAGAGAGAAAGGCCCTGATCTGGAAATATTACAGGTACGTTTTGATTGGCTCCAACATCCAAAAAGCCAGAAAAAAATGAAACGAACGATACTGGAATCGAATGATTGGGTGAATATCATAGCGACTACGCCACAAAATAAGATTGTAATTGTAAGGCAGTTCAGGTTTGGTACAGAACAAATTACAACGGAAATTCCGGGTGGCATCATCGACAAGGGAGAAGATTCCAAAACGGCGGCGATTCGAGAATTAAAAGAAGAAACCGGTTATACCAGCTCCCAGTGGAAGTACCTCGGCGCAGTTGAAACCAATCCAGCTTTCATGAACAATCTCTGTCACTCATGGCACGCAAAAGATGTGGCGCTTACCGACGCCATAAACCTCGATGAAGGAGAAGATATTACGGTTACCACTCTGACGCTGGGTGAAATCCGTTCTGAAATCCAGGCTGGCACATTCAGGAGTTCATTGCCACTTTTAGCGCTTACCCGGGTTTTCAACTTATGGAATATAAAATGA
- a CDS encoding beta-lactamase family protein yields MKKGSSAHRFYSIFLCALLILTALTPLEARNQTGFSTEEQKSLEMLHPRLPSPFPKISGRQGETQVFPLPDEIAPWPTEEWSVSSPEEEGMDRNTLTRAFQYAIRHDSSAVLVIRNGYIVGEWYAEGWDETTRQQGFSVTKSFTGALVGILIDNGAINDPEQHVADFVTDWNDLQHGPVMIKNLLSMNSGLHWNLLTDVRLGLHPNQMRYAIGLPMDHVPNEKWVYHNSACQVLSEVIFQSSGMQAADYARDQLFDLIGMKTATWQSDKVGNTLTYTGIVASAREFAKFGYLFLRNGLWEDRQIISEHWVAKSTQQSQEQNPFYGYLWWLNTGQLWWQDVPKDAFAAMGLNERRIYVVPSLDIIAVRLGENAASWSDNTFLGLISASAIRK; encoded by the coding sequence ATGAAAAAGGGCAGTAGTGCTCACCGCTTTTATAGTATTTTCTTGTGCGCGCTTCTCATACTTACAGCTCTTACGCCTTTAGAAGCGAGGAATCAAACAGGATTTTCCACGGAAGAACAAAAGTCTCTTGAGATGTTACACCCTCGGCTACCTTCCCCCTTCCCCAAAATCAGTGGCCGTCAGGGGGAAACGCAGGTTTTTCCTCTCCCTGACGAAATTGCTCCCTGGCCTACTGAAGAATGGAGCGTATCCTCTCCGGAAGAAGAGGGAATGGATCGAAACACCTTAACCAGGGCCTTCCAGTATGCCATTAGACATGACTCCAGCGCTGTCTTGGTTATCCGCAACGGTTATATTGTCGGAGAATGGTACGCGGAGGGATGGGATGAAACGACCAGACAGCAGGGCTTTTCCGTAACGAAAAGTTTTACCGGCGCCCTTGTTGGAATACTCATTGACAACGGGGCTATCAATGATCCAGAACAACATGTCGCTGATTTTGTAACAGACTGGAACGATCTCCAGCATGGGCCTGTCATGATAAAAAATTTGTTGAGCATGAACTCAGGACTCCATTGGAATCTGTTGACGGATGTCCGGTTGGGTCTCCATCCAAATCAGATGCGGTATGCCATAGGACTACCCATGGATCATGTACCCAATGAAAAGTGGGTCTACCATAATAGCGCCTGCCAGGTCCTCTCAGAGGTGATTTTCCAGTCAAGCGGCATGCAAGCTGCTGATTATGCGCGGGATCAACTTTTCGACCTAATTGGAATGAAGACCGCGACCTGGCAATCGGATAAGGTTGGTAATACGCTCACCTATACGGGTATAGTTGCTTCTGCGCGGGAATTTGCAAAATTTGGATATCTATTCTTAAGGAATGGCTTATGGGAAGACCGCCAGATCATCAGTGAACATTGGGTCGCCAAATCAACCCAACAATCACAGGAGCAGAATCCATTTTACGGATATTTATGGTGGTTAAATACCGGACAACTATGGTGGCAGGATGTCCCGAAGGATGCATTTGCCGCAATGGGTTTGAACGAACGCAGGATTTACGTGGTTCCCAGTCTGGATATTATAGCCGTTCGGTTGGGAGAAAATGCCGCTTCCTGGTCAGATAATACGTTTCTCGGGTTGATTTCTGCCTCTGCAATACGAAAATAA
- a CDS encoding Re/Si-specific NAD(P)(+) transhydrogenase subunit alpha produces MSSKNIIVGVPKEIYGGEMRVALVPKMISSLKRLGQDIVIEKGAGNRAFFSDEEYEQAGAGVAPNAAQLYAEADIIVKINPPQENMDEEKHEVEMMKQGCTYIGFLNPTKKPDVIRRMIEKTITGFDMEYMPRIARAQSMDILSSMSSIAGYRAVIIAAQYLGKFFPLMMTAAGTIPPVRVMILGAGVAGLQAIATARRLGASVEAFDVRPAVREQIESLGAKCIGLDAIETVETIGGYTKRVSDEFLESEREIIDSRIVHHDVVITTAKAFGENAPVLITDGMVRRMKKGAVIVDIAADQGGNCELTVAGKNIEKYGITICGVINLPATFPVDGSILYSKNMTNFITNLYKTKDGTFDFEDEITRSTCITYQGKIVNKAIKKTIQKEE; encoded by the coding sequence GTGAGCAGTAAAAATATAATTGTTGGTGTTCCGAAGGAAATTTATGGGGGAGAAATGCGTGTTGCTCTTGTGCCAAAAATGATTTCATCACTAAAAAGATTAGGTCAAGACATAGTAATTGAAAAGGGTGCGGGGAATAGGGCTTTTTTTTCTGATGAAGAATATGAACAGGCTGGAGCCGGTGTTGCCCCGAATGCCGCGCAACTGTATGCTGAAGCGGATATTATTGTAAAGATTAACCCGCCACAGGAAAATATGGACGAGGAAAAACATGAAGTTGAAATGATGAAACAGGGGTGTACCTATATCGGGTTTCTGAATCCAACAAAAAAACCGGATGTGATACGGCGCATGATTGAAAAAACTATTACCGGTTTTGATATGGAATACATGCCTCGTATTGCTCGTGCACAGAGTATGGATATTCTCAGTTCCATGTCAAGTATTGCCGGTTATCGTGCAGTAATTATTGCTGCGCAATATCTTGGCAAATTTTTTCCTCTCATGATGACCGCTGCCGGAACAATTCCACCGGTCAGGGTAATGATACTTGGGGCAGGTGTTGCTGGCCTGCAGGCTATTGCGACTGCTCGAAGGCTTGGTGCGAGCGTTGAGGCATTCGATGTTCGGCCGGCGGTAAGAGAGCAGATAGAAAGTCTTGGGGCAAAATGTATCGGGTTGGACGCCATCGAAACGGTAGAAACAATTGGAGGATACACGAAACGGGTGTCTGATGAGTTTCTGGAGAGTGAACGGGAAATTATCGACAGCAGGATTGTGCATCATGATGTTGTTATTACAACAGCAAAAGCATTTGGTGAGAATGCCCCCGTTCTTATAACTGATGGAATGGTAAGACGAATGAAAAAGGGTGCCGTTATCGTAGATATTGCCGCTGATCAGGGTGGTAATTGCGAACTCACTGTAGCAGGAAAAAATATTGAGAAATACGGTATTACCATATGTGGCGTCATAAATCTCCCTGCGACTTTTCCGGTAGATGGCAGTATTCTGTATTCGAAAAATATGACCAATTTTATCACAAACTTGTATAAAACAAAAGACGGGACATTTGATTTTGAAGATGAAATTACCAGGAGTACCTGTATTACGTACCAGGGTAAGATAGTAAATAAAGCCATAAAAAAAACGATTCAGAAGGAAGAGTAA
- a CDS encoding NAD(P) transhydrogenase subunit alpha: MVEELLLLLFIFMLAIFVGFETIAKIPPLLHTPLMSGTNAISGITLVGALISAGSGHTWMGTAFGLLAVIFATINVVGGFMITDRMLKMFRKKNTKD; encoded by the coding sequence ATGGTTGAAGAACTTCTGTTGTTACTGTTTATTTTTATGCTGGCAATCTTTGTTGGGTTTGAGACGATTGCGAAAATACCGCCTTTATTGCATACACCACTTATGTCGGGAACGAATGCAATATCGGGTATTACTCTTGTGGGCGCACTCATTAGTGCCGGATCAGGACATACATGGATGGGCACAGCTTTTGGTCTCCTTGCAGTAATTTTTGCAACGATTAATGTTGTAGGCGGGTTTATGATTACAGACCGCATGCTGAAAATGTTCAGGAAAAAGAATACAAAGGATTAA
- a CDS encoding NAD(P)(+) transhydrogenase (Re/Si-specific) subunit beta, whose amino-acid sequence MTSIITLSYLVSSVLFILGLKQLSSPKTARSGNMLATAAMFIAVVVTLFDRKILGFAFIIAGILIGSAIGVFIARKARMTSMPQTVALFNGLGGGASAFVALTEYYHATGAIPPGNIIALVMGLFIGAVTFSGSFVACMKLQGMLKAAPVVFKMQHLLSAGVFFSCIVLGTLVIWNPGSDTMLLVLFAAVSLVGVLFVIPIGGADMPVVISFLNACSGLAAAATGFAVSNTVLIVSGALVGASGTILTLIMCKAMNRSLRNVMFGAVGNESSVYTDEGGGRRVAEYDPEDAVAMLESAQSVIIVPGYGLAVARAQHTLQELVKVLMDRGIQVRYAIHPVAGRMPGHMNVLLAEADVSYDLLLDLDAINDDFQNTDVVLVVGANDVINPAARTDKSCPLYGMPILNVDGARTVIICKRGLGHGFSGVDNELFYDQKTMMIFGDAKETLNQMVKLIKE is encoded by the coding sequence ATGACATCAATCATAACACTTTCTTATCTCGTTTCTTCAGTGTTGTTTATCCTTGGCCTTAAACAGCTCAGCTCTCCAAAAACCGCGCGAAGTGGAAACATGCTAGCCACTGCCGCAATGTTCATTGCTGTTGTGGTGACACTGTTTGATCGGAAGATTCTTGGCTTTGCTTTTATTATTGCCGGTATCCTTATCGGAAGTGCAATTGGCGTATTTATTGCCAGAAAGGCCAGGATGACTTCCATGCCGCAAACGGTAGCTTTATTTAACGGGCTTGGAGGAGGGGCATCGGCATTTGTTGCGCTGACGGAATACTATCACGCTACAGGTGCAATACCACCCGGCAATATTATTGCCCTTGTAATGGGTTTGTTTATTGGTGCTGTGACCTTTTCAGGCAGTTTTGTTGCCTGTATGAAACTGCAGGGCATGCTGAAAGCAGCGCCTGTCGTTTTTAAAATGCAGCATCTTCTCAGCGCCGGTGTGTTCTTCTCGTGTATCGTTTTGGGAACTCTTGTTATATGGAATCCGGGAAGTGATACCATGCTGTTGGTCCTATTTGCCGCTGTTTCCCTCGTAGGAGTATTATTTGTCATTCCCATCGGCGGAGCGGATATGCCTGTGGTTATCTCCTTTTTAAACGCCTGTTCCGGTTTGGCGGCGGCGGCCACAGGTTTTGCCGTTTCCAATACGGTGCTCATCGTGAGTGGTGCGCTTGTTGGCGCTTCAGGGACCATACTTACCCTCATTATGTGTAAGGCAATGAATCGCTCGCTGAGAAATGTGATGTTCGGGGCTGTTGGTAATGAATCATCCGTATACACGGATGAAGGGGGGGGGCGCAGGGTTGCCGAATATGACCCGGAAGATGCAGTCGCGATGCTTGAGAGCGCACAATCAGTCATTATTGTTCCCGGCTATGGACTTGCGGTTGCTCGTGCTCAGCATACCCTGCAGGAATTGGTAAAGGTCTTAATGGACAGGGGTATTCAGGTGCGCTACGCAATACACCCTGTTGCCGGTCGCATGCCGGGTCACATGAACGTTTTATTGGCTGAAGCTGATGTCTCCTATGACCTTCTGTTGGATCTTGATGCCATTAATGATGATTTTCAAAATACTGATGTTGTCTTGGTTGTTGGTGCAAACGATGTGATTAATCCCGCTGCAAGAACGGACAAAAGTTGTCCCCTGTATGGTATGCCCATACTCAATGTGGACGGGGCAAGGACGGTAATCATCTGTAAAAGGGGTTTGGGGCATGGTTTTTCCGGTGTAGACAACGAGTTGTTTTATGATCAAAAAACCATGATGATTTTTGGTGATGCAAAGGAAACCCTAAACCAGATGGTGAAACTGATTAAGGAGTAG
- the pip gene encoding prolyl aminopeptidase — MNKHPLYPEIGPFNTGTLKVSDLHTIFYEEAGNPRGKPALFLHGGPGVGILPDYRRFFDPECYRIILPDQRGAGRSTPHAELRENTTWDIVADLEKLRNHLGIKKWIVMGGSWGSTLALSYAIKHPGSILGLIIRGVFLARPSEIKWLHQEGGASTIFPDEWEKYIAPIPLEEQSNTLKAYYKILTGDNEAAKKEAAKAWARWEASIMTLIPHQKSIEEMTTDSTAFSIARIECHYTLNNFFMTSDNYLLDTIDTIRDIPCRIVQGRYDMICPIISAWELHKTLPGSTLRIVRDGSHSPMDPGMIHELIQASENFKALY, encoded by the coding sequence ATGAATAAACACCCTCTCTATCCGGAAATAGGCCCTTTCAACACGGGCACACTGAAGGTGTCAGACCTCCATACAATATTTTACGAGGAGGCAGGAAATCCACGAGGAAAACCTGCCCTCTTTTTACATGGGGGACCGGGCGTCGGCATCCTTCCGGACTATCGACGCTTCTTCGATCCCGAGTGCTACCGGATTATCTTGCCTGACCAACGAGGCGCTGGCAGGAGCACTCCGCATGCGGAACTGAGAGAGAATACCACGTGGGATATCGTCGCCGATCTTGAAAAACTGCGAAACCACCTGGGCATAAAAAAATGGATTGTTATGGGAGGCAGCTGGGGCAGCACCCTTGCGCTCAGTTATGCAATCAAACATCCCGGCAGTATCCTGGGACTTATTATACGGGGCGTATTTCTTGCACGGCCTTCGGAGATCAAATGGCTCCACCAGGAAGGCGGTGCATCCACTATTTTTCCGGATGAATGGGAAAAGTACATTGCGCCTATCCCTTTAGAAGAACAAAGCAACACCCTAAAGGCATATTACAAAATCCTTACCGGTGATAATGAGGCTGCAAAAAAAGAAGCGGCAAAGGCATGGGCACGGTGGGAGGCATCAATTATGACCTTAATTCCACACCAGAAATCTATCGAGGAAATGACAACAGACAGCACCGCGTTTTCTATTGCACGTATAGAGTGCCATTATACACTGAACAATTTCTTTATGACATCTGATAACTATCTGCTGGATACCATTGACACAATACGGGATATACCGTGCCGCATTGTTCAGGGACGATATGACATGATCTGCCCAATAATCTCAGCCTGGGAGCTTCACAAGACATTACCCGGTTCAACGTTGAGGATTGTGCGTGACGGGAGTCATTCACCCATGGACCCAGGCATGATCCATGAACTGATTCAGGCATCGGAGAATTTTAAGGCTTTGTATTGA
- a CDS encoding class II fructose-bisphosphate aldolase: MIYQTKEALLQDINGVIDIQKDGNVSILNAGTLRNKTIDGLVYNAVFHTDNTLRDMCRWLIRSTGNKLGIVSSSIQSLYEAMGRREYKGFTVPAINIRGLTYDVARAVFRAAKKNHAGAFIFEIARSEIGYTGQRPAEYTTVVLAAAIREGYEDPVFIQGDHFQINLKKYQNDKESELKTVWNLTKEAIEGGFYNIDIDTSTLVDLSKPDLTEQQRLNFEYAAELTAYIRSLEPEGITISVGGEIGEVGKKNSTIEELRAFMNGYNNALKAKGEGIKGISKISVQTGTEHGGVVLPDGTIAEVNIDFDTLKNLSNAARDEYGMSGAVQHGASTLPSDAFSHFPEADTAEVHLATEFQNMIYDNSAFPKDFKEEIYQLLREKCGNERKEGQTDEQFIYKTRKMGFGPFKQKHWDLPAEVREKISNDLEAKFDFLFKKLNIIHSREIIHSAIKPVAVQFPKPPDLS; encoded by the coding sequence ATGATATATCAGACAAAAGAAGCCTTATTACAAGACATCAATGGCGTTATTGATATTCAAAAAGATGGAAATGTGTCAATCCTGAATGCTGGTACTCTGAGAAACAAGACCATTGATGGCCTTGTCTATAACGCTGTTTTCCACACGGATAACACCCTGAGGGATATGTGCCGATGGTTAATCAGAAGCACGGGAAATAAGCTTGGCATAGTGTCGTCCTCCATACAATCGCTCTATGAGGCTATGGGAAGAAGAGAATACAAGGGCTTTACGGTACCTGCTATTAATATCCGGGGATTAACGTATGATGTGGCGCGCGCCGTGTTTCGCGCCGCAAAGAAAAATCATGCAGGGGCGTTCATCTTTGAAATAGCGCGTTCCGAGATTGGTTATACCGGGCAACGGCCTGCGGAATATACGACGGTAGTCCTTGCAGCGGCTATCAGAGAAGGATACGAAGACCCGGTTTTTATTCAGGGCGATCATTTCCAGATTAACCTGAAGAAATACCAGAATGACAAGGAATCGGAACTGAAAACGGTCTGGAATCTGACAAAAGAGGCCATTGAGGGTGGTTTTTACAATATTGATATCGACACTTCAACCCTTGTGGACCTCAGCAAACCCGATCTTACAGAACAACAGCGACTCAATTTTGAATATGCAGCAGAACTTACCGCTTATATCAGGTCGTTAGAGCCGGAAGGAATTACCATCTCCGTTGGCGGTGAAATAGGAGAAGTAGGAAAAAAGAACAGTACCATAGAGGAATTAAGGGCATTCATGAATGGATACAATAATGCCTTGAAGGCAAAAGGTGAGGGCATAAAAGGAATCAGCAAAATCAGTGTACAGACCGGCACGGAACATGGCGGGGTGGTATTGCCGGATGGAACAATTGCCGAGGTGAACATTGATTTTGATACCCTGAAAAATTTGTCAAACGCCGCCAGGGATGAATATGGCATGAGTGGCGCAGTGCAACACGGCGCTTCCACCCTTCCGAGCGACGCCTTCAGCCACTTCCCTGAAGCGGATACCGCGGAGGTCCATCTTGCCACAGAATTCCAGAATATGATCTATGACAACAGCGCCTTTCCAAAGGATTTTAAGGAGGAAATTTATCAGCTGCTGAGAGAAAAGTGCGGCAACGAGCGAAAAGAAGGGCAAACCGATGAGCAATTTATCTATAAGACGAGAAAGATGGGTTTCGGTCCTTTCAAACAAAAACACTGGGATTTACCGGCGGAAGTAAGGGAAAAAATCAGTAATGACCTCGAAGCAAAATTTGACTTCCTTTTCAAAAAACTCAATATTATTCACTCCAGGGAGATTATCCACAGCGCCATCAAGCCTGTAGCGGTTCAATTTCCAAAACCTCCAGATCTATCATAA